The following proteins are co-located in the Candidatus Methanogranum gryphiswaldense genome:
- a CDS encoding Holliday junction resolvase, with translation MAASGDIYERELKYLLTGDQKTIAKMVKTCNPIEHEAYSIMMSDPFMVVRAAGSLGVDLVALRWDFSFPIEVKSSGEDVMHFSRNPRLGEQAQKMRNDCASCHVIPIYAYRLKSIRGDPWRIFTIPSDTRLKGRSALLKRRIPEFEITSNGNFIMRWEEGMKLSDFLSYMNMSEFDKE, from the coding sequence ATGGCGGCATCGGGAGACATCTACGAGAGGGAATTAAAGTATCTTCTCACCGGAGACCAAAAGACCATTGCCAAGATGGTAAAGACTTGCAATCCAATAGAGCATGAAGCATACAGCATCATGATGTCAGATCCATTCATGGTTGTAAGGGCTGCAGGTTCATTAGGTGTAGACCTTGTTGCACTCAGATGGGATTTTTCATTTCCAATCGAGGTAAAGAGTTCTGGCGAGGACGTGATGCATTTCAGTCGGAATCCCAGATTGGGAGAGCAGGCCCAGAAGATGCGCAACGATTGTGCTTCGTGTCATGTGATACCCATTTATGCCTACAGGTTGAAAAGTATAAGAGGCGACCCGTGGAGGATCTTTACAATTCCTTCTGATACCAGGCTCAAGGGCCGCAGTGCGTTGCTGAAGAGAAGGATCCCCGAGTTCGAGATCACATCCAACGGTAATTTTATAATGCGGTGGGAGGAGGGGATGAAGCTGAGCGATTTCCTCTCATACATGAACATGAGTGAGTTTGATAAGGAGTGA
- a CDS encoding Ppx/GppA family phosphatase, with product MGSIDGEVVGFIDVGTNSVHVLVVKYYEGSMGTTIFQDKEVIRLGQSLYSNGYIDKETIEKARLVINNFAETARNMGADKVIAMATCAAREANNKKELLDAIRSDGVDVSIIPGYEEARLIRLGLFGPVAPKENTLAIDIGGGSTEIILCREKEDVYLDSLSVGAVRFAYGCGISPNKALTFAEYDHLRREVDLRSNHTCRKVNEYGFLRAYGSSGTMIALAEMCAAKRGDNDSSYMMYYELVALMKELYTKDVKGRCTVVGMNPSRADIIVAGGAIAEELMYLLNIDRIEISLNGLKQGMQIDYLMKFGNSDFNVRESSVRGLAGRCQYDKQHADIVRKNALFLFDRMKEQGVHKMDGEMRELLAYSSTLHDIGEFINYPKHQIHTFIIITNSNLGGFTTDELKTMGFIARFHHKKFPAKDAKVFGDMSPRQIANIRECALMLKIADILDRRHSSAIEEIDVTLDGDTLMLELRSELDMSMEAWKLVSIEPDIEDVFGLKFKIIKS from the coding sequence ATGGGAAGCATTGACGGCGAGGTTGTCGGTTTCATCGATGTCGGTACAAATTCTGTGCATGTCCTAGTGGTGAAATATTATGAAGGATCGATGGGAACCACGATCTTCCAGGATAAAGAGGTCATACGTTTAGGACAGAGTCTCTATTCCAATGGTTATATTGACAAGGAGACGATAGAGAAGGCGCGTTTGGTCATAAACAACTTTGCAGAGACCGCCAGGAACATGGGTGCCGATAAGGTAATTGCCATGGCGACATGCGCTGCCAGAGAAGCGAACAATAAGAAAGAGCTTTTGGATGCGATAAGATCGGACGGGGTCGATGTCAGCATTATTCCAGGGTATGAGGAGGCCAGGCTCATACGTCTCGGACTTTTCGGTCCGGTCGCTCCCAAGGAGAACACATTAGCAATCGATATAGGGGGTGGCAGCACCGAGATAATACTCTGTCGCGAGAAAGAGGACGTTTACCTGGATAGTCTCAGCGTGGGTGCTGTAAGATTCGCATACGGTTGCGGCATATCACCAAATAAAGCTCTCACATTTGCAGAGTACGATCATCTGAGAAGAGAGGTCGATCTCAGATCGAATCATACATGCAGAAAGGTCAACGAGTACGGGTTTTTACGTGCATATGGTTCGTCGGGCACAATGATCGCACTGGCGGAGATGTGTGCTGCCAAGAGAGGAGACAATGATTCCTCTTACATGATGTACTATGAGCTGGTCGCTCTTATGAAAGAATTGTACACCAAGGATGTGAAAGGCAGATGCACCGTTGTAGGAATGAACCCTTCCAGGGCAGACATAATTGTTGCCGGTGGGGCCATAGCTGAAGAATTGATGTATCTCCTTAACATAGATCGCATAGAGATAAGTTTGAACGGTCTGAAACAGGGGATGCAGATAGATTATCTCATGAAATTTGGGAATTCCGATTTCAATGTTAGGGAATCTTCAGTAAGAGGATTGGCGGGTAGATGTCAATACGATAAACAACACGCCGATATTGTCCGTAAGAATGCATTGTTCCTTTTCGACCGTATGAAAGAACAGGGCGTACACAAAATGGATGGTGAGATGAGGGAGCTCTTGGCCTATTCATCAACTCTTCATGATATCGGTGAGTTCATCAATTATCCGAAACATCAGATCCACACATTCATCATAATAACCAATTCCAATCTTGGTGGATTCACAACAGACGAACTCAAGACAATGGGGTTCATTGCAAGATTCCATCATAAGAAATTCCCTGCAAAAGATGCAAAGGTCTTCGGCGACATGTCACCAAGGCAGATCGCAAATATTCGCGAATGTGCCTTGATGCTGAAGATAGCAGATATACTGGACAGGCGTCACAGTTCTGCCATAGAAGAGATAGATGTCACTTTGGATGGAGACACGCTGATGCTCGAACTTAGATCCGAACTCGATATGAGCATGGAGGCTTGGAAATTGGTCTCTATTGAGCCCGATATCGAGGATGTGTTTGGATTGAAGTTCAAGATAATCAAGTCTTAA
- the ppk1 gene encoding polyphosphate kinase 1 yields the protein MTDPIDLYDHSLYINRELSWLEFNRRCLLEAEDKTNPTLERVKFLAIAYGNMDEFFMIRIPGMISREIMDSLTYVGPDSYENHDEFVKDVNKKVESLVEGYDSCWNDLSVDLSEKNIRIRTIESLNKIQRSWIDDYYKKRVHALLTPLALDVSHPFPFISNNSLNLAVKIKKNENEYLYARVKVPTSILPRFVKIPSDKTGVDFVLLENILKANIGLLFPGSDIVGIYNFRVTRNADVKVTIDEACDLMSAVETSLDSRDMGFPVRMMVEEDMPQEMIDLFGRNLKLSNYQIHKVSVGGMLLTDLWEVAGLNYPKLKEKPFLPFCPPEFGEDACIFNTIRERDWILFHPYESFDAVIHLLNEAADDPKVQSIKICLYRIGKDPSMIRALMRAKEKGKAVSVLMELRAKFDETNNIHLAKELEKMGVHVVYGPVELKVHSKLLQIIRLEGEHLIRYTHLSSGNYNSSTAKQYGDISFFTANQVIGQDVGELFNALTGFFGPRDYSHLLVAPLTLKSELLRKIRREADNQRAGNKGYVVLKANGLVDSDIIAELYRASQAGVKIELIIRGLCCLRPGIPGVSENIRVTSVVDMFLEHSRIYYFENGGDPEMYMGSSDMMPRNLIARVEVLFPVLDKEMMVNIRENILNVHLNDNVKAKVLNSSGEYLPVVRKSRAKKLRSQKWFIENRGVWHGKH from the coding sequence ATGACAGATCCAATCGATCTCTATGACCATTCATTGTACATAAACAGGGAATTATCCTGGTTGGAGTTTAATAGACGTTGTCTTCTTGAGGCAGAGGATAAGACCAATCCGACACTGGAGAGAGTCAAGTTCTTGGCCATAGCATATGGTAACATGGATGAGTTCTTCATGATACGCATCCCCGGCATGATATCGAGGGAGATAATGGATTCTTTGACCTATGTGGGACCAGACTCTTACGAGAATCATGATGAATTCGTAAAAGACGTCAACAAGAAGGTCGAATCTCTCGTAGAAGGTTATGATTCCTGTTGGAACGATCTGAGTGTTGATCTTTCAGAAAAGAACATCCGCATCAGGACAATTGAATCTCTTAACAAGATACAGAGAAGTTGGATAGATGATTACTACAAAAAGAGGGTGCACGCCCTTCTGACGCCCTTAGCGTTGGATGTTTCGCACCCATTCCCTTTCATTTCAAACAATTCTCTTAACCTGGCCGTGAAGATAAAGAAGAATGAGAATGAGTATCTGTATGCAAGGGTAAAGGTGCCTACAAGCATACTTCCCAGATTCGTTAAGATACCCTCTGATAAGACCGGGGTCGACTTCGTACTTCTGGAGAATATCCTTAAGGCGAACATCGGACTGCTTTTTCCAGGAAGCGACATCGTAGGGATATACAACTTTAGGGTCACCAGGAATGCGGATGTCAAGGTAACGATAGATGAGGCTTGCGATCTGATGTCCGCAGTAGAGACATCATTGGATTCCCGTGATATGGGATTCCCGGTCAGGATGATGGTCGAAGAGGATATGCCTCAGGAGATGATCGATCTTTTTGGCCGTAATCTTAAACTTTCAAATTATCAGATACACAAGGTATCCGTCGGGGGTATGTTGCTTACAGACCTATGGGAAGTGGCAGGTCTGAACTATCCCAAATTAAAAGAGAAGCCATTCTTACCGTTCTGTCCGCCCGAATTCGGAGAGGATGCATGTATATTCAACACCATCAGGGAAAGGGATTGGATCCTGTTCCACCCGTACGAATCTTTTGATGCCGTCATACATCTTCTGAACGAGGCTGCCGACGATCCCAAGGTCCAGAGCATTAAGATATGCTTGTATAGAATCGGAAAGGATCCGTCCATGATCCGCGCGTTGATGAGGGCGAAGGAAAAGGGGAAAGCAGTCTCCGTTCTAATGGAATTACGTGCGAAGTTCGATGAAACGAACAATATACATCTCGCAAAGGAATTGGAGAAGATGGGGGTGCACGTGGTCTATGGTCCGGTCGAACTGAAGGTCCATTCCAAGCTTCTGCAGATCATAAGGCTCGAAGGAGAGCATCTGATCAGATACACTCATCTAAGTTCCGGAAATTATAACTCCAGCACAGCCAAGCAATATGGCGACATTTCATTCTTCACTGCGAATCAGGTGATAGGACAGGATGTCGGGGAACTCTTCAACGCTCTCACTGGATTCTTCGGGCCGAGGGATTATTCGCATCTTCTTGTGGCACCGCTTACACTCAAGAGCGAGCTGCTTCGCAAGATAAGACGTGAGGCGGACAACCAGCGTGCAGGGAACAAGGGATATGTCGTCCTCAAGGCCAACGGTCTTGTGGATTCTGATATCATTGCTGAACTGTACAGGGCATCACAGGCAGGCGTTAAGATCGAACTTATAATAAGGGGTCTGTGTTGTTTGCGTCCCGGTATTCCCGGTGTGTCTGAGAACATTCGTGTGACAAGTGTCGTTGACATGTTCCTCGAGCATTCAAGGATCTACTATTTTGAGAATGGCGGCGATCCTGAGATGTACATGGGCTCTTCGGACATGATGCCCCGTAATCTCATTGCAAGGGTGGAAGTGCTATTCCCTGTCCTGGACAAGGAGATGATGGTGAACATCAGGGAAAACATTCTGAATGTGCATCTCAACGATAATGTGAAAGCAAAGGTACTGAACTCCTCCGGTGAGTATTTGCCTGTTGTCAGAAAGAGCAGGGCAAAGAAACTCCGCTCGCAGAAATGGTTCATCGAGAACAGGGGTGTTTGGCATGGGAAGCATTGA
- a CDS encoding recombinase family protein, producing MRAALYVRVSTEDQATEGFSLDAQTKRLKAYCSVRGWEIADIYRDEGYSGRKTDRPEYQRMMRESDGWDVLLVLKMDRIHRNSVNFTFMMDDLRKKGKEFNSVQEKFDTTTAMGRFVMDIMQRIAQLESEQIGERVKIGMTRKAQCGTGNMGSGHPFGYVYSKGSLLIIENEAEVVREIYSMYKKGQSMASIADDLNNRMVPAKRSGKWNKQSICKILHNPLYTGYIEWDGIVRKGDHEAILDRDSYEVINGPLKV from the coding sequence ATGAGGGCAGCACTCTACGTGAGGGTGTCGACCGAAGACCAGGCGACCGAAGGTTTTTCACTCGACGCTCAGACAAAGAGATTGAAAGCATATTGCAGTGTGCGTGGTTGGGAGATCGCGGACATATACCGTGATGAGGGTTATTCAGGTCGCAAGACCGATCGTCCGGAATATCAACGTATGATGAGGGAATCCGATGGATGGGATGTCCTTTTGGTCCTAAAGATGGACAGGATACACCGTAACAGTGTGAATTTTACGTTCATGATGGACGATCTTCGTAAAAAGGGCAAGGAATTCAATTCCGTCCAGGAGAAGTTCGACACTACTACCGCCATGGGCAGATTTGTAATGGATATCATGCAAAGAATCGCCCAGTTAGAGAGTGAGCAGATCGGGGAGAGAGTGAAGATCGGAATGACCCGTAAGGCACAGTGCGGAACTGGCAATATGGGGTCCGGGCACCCGTTTGGCTATGTGTATAGTAAGGGAAGTCTCCTTATCATAGAGAATGAGGCAGAGGTCGTCAGGGAGATCTATTCCATGTACAAGAAAGGACAGTCGATGGCATCCATCGCCGACGATCTGAATAATAGGATGGTGCCTGCGAAGCGTAGTGGAAAGTGGAACAAGCAATCAATTTGTAAGATCTTACACAATCCATTATACACAGGATACATAGAATGGGACGGTATTGTTCGTAAAGGTGATCATGAGGCCATCCTCGATCGGGATTCTTACGAGGTCATCAATGGACCATTAAAGGTGTGA
- a CDS encoding DUF3795 domain-containing protein: MDARISCCGIDCSQCENYPDSCKGCSIQKGHVYWTVNVSLNVCPIYGCCRQKKQMDHCGLCKQVPCNIWKEMKDPSWTDEQHQESIDQRLVSLKKL, encoded by the coding sequence ATGGATGCGAGAATTAGCTGTTGCGGTATAGACTGTTCTCAATGTGAGAACTATCCGGATAGCTGTAAGGGCTGTAGCATTCAGAAAGGCCATGTTTACTGGACGGTGAATGTGTCTTTGAATGTGTGTCCGATATACGGCTGTTGCAGACAAAAGAAACAAATGGACCATTGTGGACTTTGCAAGCAAGTACCTTGTAACATCTGGAAAGAGATGAAGGACCCATCATGGACCGATGAGCAGCATCAGGAAAGTATAGATCAGAGGCTAGTTTCGCTAAAAAAACTCTGA
- a CDS encoding radical SAM protein, with the protein MIECKRALSPSGLPGINYALNPYGGCEHGCVYCYAPEVLHTDWKDWRVVKVRSNIVERLAVELSGLSGTIGIGTVTDPYQGAERRFLLTRYCLEELKRHDFRVHIHTKSDLILRDIELISSMKGEVGITITGLDDKRSKMTEPGAPMPDRRLNALKQLTDAGLNTYALVGPVLDHLEGHEREFVDAIVSTGVRRAVIDSLNMRPQLGERLQRMNIRGSDKAKDTIRQMFRESGLKVENVF; encoded by the coding sequence ATGATCGAGTGTAAACGCGCACTTTCCCCGTCAGGTCTTCCAGGTATCAACTATGCGTTGAATCCTTATGGGGGATGTGAACATGGCTGTGTCTACTGTTATGCACCTGAGGTCCTGCATACTGATTGGAAGGATTGGAGGGTGGTAAAGGTCCGTTCCAATATAGTTGAAAGGCTGGCAGTCGAATTGTCCGGCCTATCGGGAACGATCGGCATCGGCACGGTCACAGATCCATACCAGGGTGCGGAAAGAAGGTTCCTTCTGACGCGGTATTGTTTAGAAGAATTGAAGAGACATGATTTCAGGGTCCATATTCATACTAAATCGGACCTCATATTGCGGGACATCGAATTGATATCGTCAATGAAAGGCGAGGTCGGGATAACGATAACTGGGCTGGACGATAAACGTTCCAAGATGACAGAGCCCGGGGCCCCAATGCCCGATAGAAGACTGAACGCATTGAAACAGCTTACCGATGCGGGTTTGAACACTTATGCTCTGGTAGGGCCTGTGTTGGATCATCTCGAAGGACATGAACGCGAATTTGTCGATGCGATCGTTTCCACAGGAGTTCGCAGAGCAGTTATAGATTCACTTAACATGAGGCCGCAGTTGGGAGAACGCCTACAAAGAATGAATATCAGAGGTTCTGATAAGGCAAAGGATACGATTCGTCAGATGTTCCGTGAATCTGGTCTCAAGGTCGAAAACGTTTTCTGA
- a CDS encoding TCP-1/cpn60 chaperonin family protein has translation MYGNSNQPIIVLREGTERTKDKEAQYNNIAAAKAVADAVRSTLGPKGMDKMLVNTIGDVVITNDGVTILKEIDVQHPAAKMVVEVAKTQDTECGDGTTTAVILAGELLKQSEELINANVHPTVITNGYNMAAVKANEILNSIAIDATKDEILKKVASTSLTGKSVGEEEEKLAEIVVKACKAVAEDGKVDTKNIRVQKKVGGVIGDTYMIQGVVIDKECVHSRMPKKVEKAKIALFECSLEVKKTEFDAQIQITDPTKMSSFLAEEENSMKAIVDSIKKAGANVVFCSKGVDELVQHYMAKAGILGYRRCKQSDLEAISKATGANIVGGAMELTKEDLGIAGCVEEKLVGEDGMAFITGCKNPKAITIFARGGTEHVLEEVERALNDAIRTVGVTIEDGKVVAGAGAPEIELAQRLREYASSVGGREQLAIEKFSKAMEIIPWTLAENAGIDPIDSIIKLKNAHDKKKDGKYFGLDLDTGEAVDMYKANVIEPLRVKTQAISSANEVANMILRIDDVIASRRSAPPQGAGGMPQGMPPGMM, from the coding sequence ATGTACGGAAATTCAAACCAACCAATCATAGTACTCAGAGAGGGTACAGAGAGAACAAAGGACAAGGAGGCCCAGTACAATAACATCGCGGCCGCCAAAGCCGTTGCTGATGCAGTCAGGTCAACATTGGGACCCAAAGGTATGGACAAAATGCTAGTCAACACAATTGGAGATGTCGTCATCACCAATGACGGTGTGACGATCTTGAAAGAGATCGACGTTCAGCACCCTGCGGCAAAGATGGTTGTCGAGGTAGCAAAGACACAGGATACAGAGTGTGGAGACGGAACAACAACCGCGGTCATACTCGCAGGTGAGCTTCTCAAACAGTCCGAGGAACTTATCAATGCCAATGTCCACCCAACTGTCATAACCAATGGATATAACATGGCTGCAGTAAAGGCCAACGAGATCCTTAACAGTATTGCGATCGATGCGACAAAGGACGAGATCCTTAAGAAAGTGGCCTCAACTTCACTGACCGGAAAATCCGTCGGAGAGGAAGAGGAAAAACTTGCAGAGATCGTTGTAAAAGCATGCAAAGCTGTTGCAGAGGATGGAAAAGTAGATACTAAGAACATCCGCGTCCAGAAAAAGGTCGGCGGTGTCATCGGCGATACATACATGATCCAGGGAGTAGTCATTGACAAAGAATGTGTACATTCCCGCATGCCCAAGAAAGTAGAGAAGGCAAAGATCGCACTGTTCGAATGTTCTTTGGAAGTAAAGAAAACAGAGTTCGATGCACAGATCCAGATCACAGATCCTACAAAGATGTCCTCTTTCCTTGCAGAGGAAGAGAACTCCATGAAAGCTATTGTTGACAGCATAAAGAAGGCTGGCGCAAATGTGGTCTTCTGCTCCAAAGGAGTGGACGAACTCGTTCAGCACTACATGGCAAAGGCAGGCATCCTTGGATACAGGAGATGCAAACAGAGTGACCTCGAAGCAATCTCGAAGGCAACTGGAGCCAACATTGTCGGTGGAGCGATGGAGCTCACCAAAGAGGATCTTGGAATCGCAGGCTGCGTTGAAGAGAAACTCGTTGGAGAGGACGGAATGGCATTCATCACCGGATGCAAGAACCCCAAGGCGATCACAATTTTCGCCCGTGGTGGAACAGAACATGTCCTCGAAGAGGTTGAGAGGGCCCTTAACGATGCTATCCGCACTGTCGGTGTAACTATCGAAGACGGTAAAGTCGTTGCTGGCGCAGGCGCACCCGAGATAGAGCTTGCACAGAGGCTCAGGGAGTACGCTTCATCCGTAGGCGGAAGGGAGCAGCTCGCCATCGAGAAGTTCTCAAAGGCCATGGAGATAATCCCCTGGACACTTGCAGAGAATGCTGGTATCGATCCAATCGACAGCATAATCAAGCTGAAGAACGCTCACGACAAGAAGAAGGACGGAAAGTACTTCGGACTCGATCTCGATACCGGAGAGGCAGTAGACATGTACAAGGCAAATGTCATCGAGCCCCTCAGGGTCAAGACACAGGCGATCAGCTCTGCAAACGAGGTCGCGAACATGATCCTTAGGATCGATGATGTCATCGCATCCCGCAGGTCTGCTCCCCCCCAGGGTGCAGGCGGAATGCCTCAGGGAATGCCACCTGGAATGATGTAA
- a CDS encoding Nre family DNA repair protein, whose product MAAYNKAPTETGLCSICKGSRKLCGKDRCPLMIKFYSQQRTMPLINVKDLAGCSPPAVFVGRYGYPKVDIGPLLPPEFGDTSIMDKPERWVGKSIDEIVDMRFRLVRGKYRIDATNFKTAGRIVDSIQELALTEKPVEVEANFRQKPTGRVILDDEVQPFGPSARMDDMKMGNGRFEKNLEKSYYDTDLNAVGAVINAYNGGTLISEIQKAFSVGTMGMDKRRRFVPTRWSITAVDDMIGKNLLKTTKFFDTIDDFRIYYWEQLDNRWCIMMMPTTWRYELIEAWYPNTTWNPTGRDIDIISDCEFFDGRSEYAHIGGCYYAARMAVNELLTKERRTAGVVIMREAHPGYVMPVGVWNVRENVRAALGQTTPYHFDTLNSALTYVDSVMDIKQNMWIKHSGVMSDYLVQRRIEDYY is encoded by the coding sequence ATGGCCGCTTATAACAAGGCTCCTACGGAGACGGGACTCTGTTCCATCTGCAAAGGTTCAAGGAAACTATGTGGCAAGGATAGATGTCCTCTGATGATCAAGTTCTATTCTCAGCAGAGGACGATGCCTCTGATCAATGTAAAGGATCTTGCTGGATGCAGTCCTCCTGCGGTCTTTGTAGGAAGATACGGCTATCCGAAGGTCGACATAGGTCCGTTGTTGCCTCCTGAGTTCGGCGATACTTCAATAATGGATAAGCCTGAAAGATGGGTGGGTAAGTCGATAGATGAGATCGTGGACATGAGGTTTAGGTTGGTCCGTGGCAAATATAGGATAGACGCTACTAATTTCAAGACGGCCGGCAGGATAGTGGACAGCATACAGGAATTGGCACTGACGGAGAAGCCTGTTGAGGTGGAAGCGAATTTTAGGCAAAAACCCACCGGAAGAGTGATCTTGGACGATGAGGTTCAGCCGTTCGGTCCATCTGCACGCATGGACGATATGAAGATGGGCAATGGAAGATTCGAAAAGAATCTGGAGAAATCTTATTACGATACGGATCTCAACGCTGTCGGTGCGGTCATCAACGCATACAATGGAGGGACGCTGATCTCCGAGATCCAAAAGGCATTCTCTGTCGGTACCATGGGCATGGACAAGAGGAGACGTTTCGTACCTACTAGGTGGAGCATAACCGCTGTCGATGATATGATTGGCAAGAATCTGCTTAAAACGACCAAGTTTTTTGATACGATCGATGATTTCCGGATATATTATTGGGAACAATTGGACAACAGATGGTGCATCATGATGATGCCGACGACGTGGAGATACGAACTTATTGAGGCATGGTACCCCAATACAACATGGAATCCTACAGGAAGGGACATCGACATCATCTCTGATTGTGAATTCTTCGATGGTCGTTCAGAATATGCGCACATAGGTGGATGCTACTATGCGGCCAGGATGGCGGTCAACGAACTTCTAACCAAGGAGAGACGTACCGCGGGAGTGGTTATAATGAGAGAAGCGCATCCCGGATACGTCATGCCTGTAGGCGTATGGAATGTCAGAGAGAATGTCAGAGCCGCACTCGGTCAGACGACCCCATACCATTTTGATACTCTGAATTCTGCACTTACATACGTCGATAGTGTGATGGACATCAAGCAGAACATGTGGATAAAACATTCAGGCGTCATGAGCGATTATCTTGTTCAAAGGAGGATCGAGGACTATTACTGA
- a CDS encoding CDGSH iron-sulfur domain-containing protein has translation MKNGPYMVYGNIPLDEISVKIDALGKPVGWTNDKKYSTDEIYALCRCGKSKSMPFCDGSHAAVHFDGKETAGNEPYDKTSKITNGCENVQLMEKPILCTGAGFCHAGKKIEESIKKEKYLGDARSQCDNCPGGSLTLIIKGEKQEPEFNMEISVTNDVHGIGPIWVKGKVPVISADGEKYEIRNRVALCRCGKSSNMPFCDSSHLSH, from the coding sequence ATGAAGAATGGACCTTACATGGTCTATGGAAATATTCCTTTAGATGAGATTTCGGTGAAGATCGATGCCCTTGGAAAACCCGTAGGTTGGACGAACGACAAAAAATACTCCACTGATGAGATATATGCATTATGCAGATGCGGAAAATCCAAATCCATGCCATTCTGCGACGGATCACATGCAGCTGTACATTTCGATGGAAAAGAAACCGCAGGGAATGAACCATACGACAAGACGTCCAAAATAACCAATGGATGCGAAAATGTCCAATTAATGGAAAAACCGATCTTATGCACTGGTGCAGGATTCTGTCACGCTGGTAAGAAAATAGAGGAATCCATTAAAAAAGAAAAATATCTGGGTGATGCAAGGAGCCAATGCGACAACTGCCCTGGAGGCAGTCTGACCCTCATCATAAAAGGTGAGAAACAGGAACCTGAATTCAACATGGAGATATCCGTTACCAATGATGTTCATGGCATCGGCCCAATATGGGTCAAAGGCAAGGTACCTGTCATCTCCGCTGATGGAGAGAAATACGAGATAAGGAACCGTGTTGCTCTATGCAGATGCGGAAAATCAAGCAACATGCCTTTCTGTGACTCGTCCCACCTTTCACATTAA
- the hisD gene encoding histidinol dehydrogenase, translating to MSWKQVDENFWKDNRASKVDSVIDTVQEIIDQVKRDGDKALIDLTKKFDKIDIKSIVVTRDEVDEAYDEVNQDLVDELEEAAYRIQRFHEMQVPPDLWTREIEPGITLGVKSTPLSRVGCYIPGGRASYPSTALMCIIPARVAGVDEIVCCTPAPINPITLVALDIAGVDEIYKIGGAQAIAAMALGTESIEPVQKIVGPGNVYVTAAKTILRKNVEIDFPAGPSEIGVLADSSAVPAFVASDLIAQAEHDPSSACLMITNDKGLPEKVWKEMELMISAAPRKNIIEKALNNSGYIVVEDMDLGIEIMNTIAPEHLSIQTRDTFDTLSKVTNAGSIFIGPYTPVAAGDYASGTNHVLPTAGHAATSSGLNVAHFRKTSTVQILTKQGLSILAPTIEAIATAEGLNAHCESVKIRKSEE from the coding sequence ATGTCATGGAAGCAAGTCGACGAAAATTTTTGGAAGGATAACCGTGCATCAAAAGTTGATTCGGTTATCGATACCGTTCAGGAGATCATTGATCAGGTCAAGAGAGATGGTGACAAGGCACTTATAGACCTGACGAAGAAGTTCGACAAGATCGATATCAAGTCCATCGTTGTCACCAGAGATGAGGTCGATGAGGCCTATGATGAGGTAAATCAAGACCTCGTAGATGAGCTTGAAGAGGCAGCATATCGTATCCAACGCTTCCATGAGATGCAGGTGCCCCCGGACCTATGGACACGCGAGATCGAACCAGGCATAACATTGGGTGTCAAGAGCACACCTCTTTCCAGGGTCGGCTGTTATATTCCAGGAGGAAGGGCATCGTATCCGTCCACAGCATTGATGTGCATCATTCCGGCACGTGTGGCGGGAGTGGATGAGATCGTTTGTTGTACTCCTGCACCTATCAACCCTATCACACTTGTCGCTCTCGACATAGCAGGTGTTGACGAGATATACAAGATCGGGGGGGCACAGGCTATCGCCGCCATGGCATTAGGGACAGAATCAATTGAGCCGGTCCAGAAGATCGTAGGTCCTGGTAACGTATATGTTACCGCGGCAAAGACCATTCTGAGGAAGAATGTAGAGATAGATTTCCCTGCAGGTCCAAGTGAGATCGGCGTTCTTGCCGATTCATCCGCAGTACCTGCATTTGTGGCATCCGATCTGATCGCTCAGGCCGAGCACGACCCATCATCCGCATGTCTCATGATAACCAATGACAAAGGTCTTCCAGAAAAGGTCTGGAAGGAGATGGAATTGATGATATCTGCGGCTCCAAGGAAGAACATAATCGAGAAGGCCCTCAACAATTCAGGATATATCGTGGTTGAGGATATGGATCTGGGGATAGAGATAATGAACACCATTGCGCCCGAGCATCTTTCGATACAGACCAGGGATACCTTCGACACTCTTTCCAAGGTGACAAACGCTGGTTCGATATTCATCGGGCCGTATACTCCGGTTGCAGCAGGCGATTATGCCTCAGGAACTAACCATGTATTGCCCACGGCCGGACACGCGGCCACATCATCAGGACTTAATGTTGCACATTTCCGCAAGACATCTACCGTGCAGATCTTGACTAAGCAGGGTCTTTCGATTCTCGCCCCTACGATAGAGGCCATCGCCACGGCGGAAGGTCTGAATGCGCACTGCGAGTCAGTAAAGATCAGGAAATCTGAAGAGTGA